The following are encoded together in the Hoplias malabaricus isolate fHopMal1 chromosome 3, fHopMal1.hap1, whole genome shotgun sequence genome:
- the star2 gene encoding LOW QUALITY PROTEIN: steroidogenic acute regulatory protein, mitochondrial (The sequence of the model RefSeq protein was modified relative to this genomic sequence to represent the inferred CDS: deleted 1 base in 1 codon; substituted 1 base at 1 genomic stop codon), which translates to MLPAVAKLCCGISYPHLRNMAGLQRVAVAAVGQEIAHXREQGKFPSQSGGGSRERWSWGNNSRKDLSIWQQGEQTLRDALEIVQETEELNEESGDVIYSKVLHGNRKVFRLEAELKATPEQLYEILFLNVEEMHQWNPSIKQIKVLKNIGKETMVTHEVSVETVGNLIGQRDFLSVRHSLKTEDCIYLGGAATHLETFPPQPGYVRAEDGPTCIIIQPSPVHTGHSRLTWLLNMDVKGWIPKSLVNQALPRAQINFTAHLRQRLTRTHTHTHTPSPQNTYSPE; encoded by the exons ATGCTGCCTGCTGTTGCTAAACTCTGCTGCGGGATCTCCTACCCACACCTCAGAAATAtggcag GTTTGCAGCGCGTGGCTGTAGCTGCTGTGGGGCAGGAGATCGCACACTGA AGAGAGCAGGGCAAATTCCCTTCCCAGTCTGGGGGGGGCAGTAGAGAGAGATGGTCTTGGGGCAACAACAGCAGAAAGG aTTTGTCCATTTGGCAGCAGGGAGAGCAGACTCTAAGGGACGCTCTGGAGATTGTTCAAGAAACTGAGGAACTTAATGag GAGAGTGGAGACGTGATCTACAGTAAAGTTCTCCATGGCAACCGCAAGGTGTTCCGGTTGGAGGCGGAGCTTAAGGCCACACCTGAGCAGCTGTACGAGATTCTGTTTTTAAACGTGGAGGAGATGCACCAGTGGAACCCCAGCATCAAACAAatcaag GTTCTGAAGAACATCGGGAAGGAAACCATGGTAACACATGAGGTTTCTGTGGAGACGGTGGGGAATCTGATTGGACAGAGAGACTTCCTGAGTGTGAGACATTCACTAAAGACAGAGGACTGTATTTACCTGGGAGGGGCCGCCACTCACCTGGAAACCTTTCCTCCACAACCGGGCTACGTCAG GGCTGAGGATGGTCCGACCTGCATCATCATCCAGCCCTCACCTGTCCACACCGGGCACAGCCGACTTACCTGGCTCCTCAACATGGACGTGAAG GGCTGGATTCCTAAATCTCTGGTGAATCAGGCTCTGCCTCGAGCTCAGATCAACTTCACCGCTCACCTGAGACAGCGgctaacacgcacacacacacacacccacacaccatcGCCTCAGAACACATACTCCCctgagtga